Proteins co-encoded in one Prescottella sp. R16 genomic window:
- a CDS encoding tyrosine-protein phosphatase gives MTTTPETPETSIVIESVPNLRDVGGHRTRDGATVAAGRFFRSTDLSKVTVDDAPRLAELGLVTVFDLRTHAERVAAPDRLPSSAREVPLDVLADRATQAVPAQMKAFLKDPSIAVSMLGEHQAHGYMLGSYRDFVTMPSAVASYRAMFTDLAARETLPALVHCTTGKDRTGWATASLLLLLGVDEDDVFHDYLLTNTLLLPTFASAFDKFAAAGGDPETLKDILGVRAEYLHAALAQMQETFGTIEGYFTDGLGIDTAGQDAIRAHLLES, from the coding sequence ATGACGACGACGCCGGAGACGCCGGAGACGAGCATCGTGATCGAATCGGTTCCCAACCTGCGGGACGTCGGCGGCCACCGCACCCGCGACGGGGCGACGGTCGCCGCGGGCCGCTTCTTCCGGTCGACGGATCTGAGCAAGGTCACCGTCGACGACGCCCCGCGTCTCGCGGAGCTGGGCCTGGTCACGGTGTTCGACCTGCGGACGCATGCCGAGCGGGTGGCCGCCCCGGACCGGCTCCCGTCGTCGGCGCGGGAGGTGCCGCTCGACGTCCTCGCGGACCGCGCCACCCAGGCGGTGCCCGCGCAGATGAAGGCGTTCCTGAAGGATCCGTCGATCGCGGTGTCGATGCTCGGGGAACATCAGGCTCACGGCTACATGCTGGGCAGCTACCGGGACTTCGTGACGATGCCGAGCGCGGTCGCGTCGTATCGGGCGATGTTCACCGATCTCGCGGCCCGTGAGACGCTACCGGCGCTCGTGCACTGCACCACCGGCAAGGACCGCACCGGATGGGCGACAGCGTCACTGCTGCTGCTCCTCGGCGTGGACGAGGACGACGTCTTCCACGACTACCTGCTCACCAACACGCTGCTGTTGCCGACGTTCGCGAGCGCGTTCGACAAGTTCGCTGCGGCCGGCGGCGACCCGGAAACCCTGAAGGACATCCTCGGGGTCCGCGCCGAATACCTGCACGCGGCGCTCGCACAGATGCAGGAGACGTTCGGGACGATCGAGGGCTACTTCACCGACGGCCTCGGCATCGACACCGCCGGACAGGACGCGATCCGCGCCCACCTGCTGGAGAGCTGA
- a CDS encoding VanZ family protein → MLDRIDGRCVPLAIATVIVLVMLFSPGSTVPSGPENSDKVTHALMFAALALTSRYARIGVAWTAAWLLVFAAVSEVLQGALPIQRSGSVWDAAADAVGIGIGLVAARVFARPLRITA, encoded by the coding sequence ATGCTCGACCGAATCGACGGACGCTGTGTACCGCTCGCGATCGCAACGGTGATCGTGCTCGTGATGCTGTTCTCCCCCGGATCCACCGTCCCGAGTGGACCGGAGAACAGCGACAAGGTCACGCATGCGCTGATGTTCGCGGCGCTCGCTCTCACGTCCCGCTACGCCCGCATCGGCGTGGCGTGGACCGCCGCCTGGCTGCTGGTGTTCGCGGCGGTCTCGGAGGTGTTGCAGGGGGCGCTGCCGATCCAGCGCAGCGGCTCGGTGTGGGACGCGGCCGCGGACGCCGTCGGCATCGGGATCGGCCTGGTGGCCGCGCGGGTGTTCGCGCGGCCACTGCGGATCACCGCGTAG
- a CDS encoding VOC family protein — protein sequence MAEIHELRSRFAAALSRMYGREVPEYTTLVDVTESVNADFLAAHPDSAERFGSIARVTAERHGAIRVGTPAELHDVAVLFAGFGMYPVGFYDLREASPPVPVVSTAFRPIESGELARNPFRVFTSMLTTGDRRFFDTDLQRQLDGFLSRRRLFPDVLLSLARRAADDGGLDEPQARRFVALATSVFELSHEPVDLGWYRELEAVSAVAADIGGVSSTHINHLTPRVLDIDDLYARMSERGVAMIDRIQGPPRWGGPAVLLRQTSFRALAEPRRFALPDGSVADGALRVRFGEVEARGIALTESGRELYDDLMDADPSNTKGLWDRRFPTSEDELEKHEAAYFTYHGGVREPIVYEDFLPKSAAGIFRSNLDTDTSATTGEAGDDFSRASLAAAIGRDIHDPYELYRRQQEQSRGPQR from the coding sequence ATGGCCGAAATCCACGAACTACGGTCGAGATTCGCTGCGGCGCTGTCTCGCATGTACGGCCGCGAGGTTCCGGAGTACACGACACTGGTGGACGTCACCGAATCGGTCAATGCGGACTTCCTTGCCGCGCATCCGGACTCGGCGGAGCGGTTCGGCAGCATCGCGCGGGTCACGGCCGAGCGGCACGGTGCGATCCGGGTGGGCACCCCGGCCGAGTTGCACGACGTCGCGGTGCTGTTCGCCGGGTTCGGCATGTATCCGGTGGGCTTCTACGACCTGCGGGAGGCGTCGCCGCCGGTGCCGGTGGTGTCCACGGCGTTTCGGCCGATCGAGTCCGGTGAGCTCGCCCGCAATCCGTTCCGGGTGTTCACCTCGATGCTCACCACCGGCGACCGCCGGTTCTTCGACACCGACCTGCAGCGGCAACTCGACGGGTTCCTGTCGCGGCGGCGCCTGTTCCCCGACGTGCTGCTGTCGCTGGCCCGCCGCGCCGCGGACGACGGCGGCCTGGACGAGCCGCAGGCGCGGCGCTTCGTGGCGCTCGCGACGTCGGTGTTCGAGTTGTCGCACGAACCGGTGGACCTGGGGTGGTACCGCGAGCTCGAGGCGGTGTCTGCGGTGGCTGCGGACATCGGCGGGGTGTCGAGCACCCACATCAACCATCTGACGCCGCGGGTGCTCGACATCGACGACCTGTACGCGCGGATGTCGGAGCGCGGCGTCGCGATGATCGACCGGATCCAGGGTCCACCACGCTGGGGCGGTCCGGCGGTGCTGCTGCGGCAGACGTCGTTCCGGGCGCTGGCCGAGCCACGACGGTTCGCGCTGCCCGACGGCTCGGTCGCCGACGGCGCGCTGCGGGTGCGGTTCGGGGAGGTCGAGGCCCGCGGTATCGCCCTCACCGAGAGCGGCCGGGAACTCTACGACGACCTGATGGACGCGGACCCGTCGAACACGAAGGGGCTGTGGGACAGACGCTTCCCGACGTCGGAGGACGAACTCGAGAAGCACGAGGCCGCGTACTTCACGTATCACGGCGGGGTACGCGAACCGATCGTCTACGAGGACTTCCTGCCGAAGTCGGCGGCCGGCATCTTCCGCTCCAATCTCGACACCGACACTTCCGCGACCACCGGTGAGGCGGGTGACGACTTCTCCCGTGCCTCGCTGGCCGCGGCGATCGGCCGGGACATCCACGATCCGTACGAGCTGTACCGACGTCAGCAGGAGCAGTCGAGAGGACCCCAGCGATGA
- a CDS encoding MBL fold metallo-hydrolase, translated as MQITSVGHAGFHIQTEAGAILCDPWVNPAYFASWFPFPDNTGLDWDALGDVDYLYVSHLHKDHFDPETLSKHVNKDATVLLPDYPVPDLERELRKLGFTKFFETQDSVKHTVTGPKGDLDVMIIALRAPADGPIGDSGLVVSDGETVCFNMNDARPIDMDPMLEAFGKVDIHLLQYSGAIWYPMVYDIPAGTKRNFGKQKRQRGMDRCRSYIDQVGATWVVPSAGPPVFLDPALRDLNDDHGDEGNIFPDQIVFLEQMRIHGNDGGLLMIPGSTVDIHGDKATLTHPIPDADVDKIFTDKAAYIEDMAQRLAPVIEAEKATWAPAEGEPLLGPLKAKFEPIMAQSDLICDGIGYPVGLVMGDETVVLDFPNRTVREPQDGDGKYRYGFRIAPELVRTVLRDDEPDWVNTIFLSTRFEAWRVGGYNEFLYTFFKCLTDERIAYADGWFAEAHDDSASIEMGGYEIQRRCPHLKADLSKFGVVEGTNLTCNLHGWQWDLETGRCKTSKGHELRTKKLG; from the coding sequence GTGCAGATCACCAGCGTCGGACACGCCGGATTCCACATCCAGACCGAAGCGGGGGCGATTCTCTGCGACCCGTGGGTGAACCCCGCGTACTTCGCGTCGTGGTTCCCGTTCCCGGACAACACCGGACTCGACTGGGACGCCCTCGGCGACGTCGACTACCTGTACGTCTCGCACCTGCACAAGGACCACTTCGATCCCGAGACACTGAGCAAGCACGTCAACAAGGACGCGACCGTCCTGTTGCCGGACTACCCGGTGCCGGACCTCGAGCGGGAACTCCGCAAGCTGGGCTTCACCAAGTTCTTCGAGACACAGGACTCCGTGAAGCACACCGTCACAGGCCCTAAGGGTGACCTGGACGTCATGATCATCGCGCTGCGCGCGCCCGCGGACGGCCCGATCGGCGACTCCGGTCTGGTGGTCTCCGACGGCGAGACCGTGTGCTTCAACATGAACGACGCCCGGCCCATCGACATGGATCCGATGCTCGAGGCGTTCGGCAAGGTCGACATCCACCTGCTGCAGTACTCGGGCGCCATCTGGTACCCGATGGTCTACGACATCCCGGCCGGCACCAAGCGCAACTTCGGCAAGCAGAAGCGTCAGCGCGGCATGGACCGCTGCCGCAGCTACATCGACCAGGTCGGTGCCACGTGGGTGGTGCCGTCCGCGGGCCCGCCGGTGTTCCTCGATCCTGCGCTGCGGGATCTCAACGACGATCACGGCGACGAAGGCAACATCTTCCCCGACCAGATCGTGTTCCTCGAGCAGATGCGCATCCACGGCAACGACGGCGGCCTGCTGATGATCCCCGGCTCGACCGTCGACATCCACGGCGACAAGGCCACGCTCACACACCCGATCCCGGACGCCGACGTCGACAAGATCTTCACCGACAAGGCCGCCTACATCGAGGACATGGCGCAGCGTCTCGCACCGGTCATCGAGGCCGAGAAGGCCACGTGGGCGCCCGCCGAGGGTGAACCACTGCTCGGGCCGCTCAAGGCCAAGTTCGAGCCGATCATGGCGCAGTCCGATCTGATCTGCGACGGCATCGGCTACCCCGTCGGCCTGGTGATGGGAGACGAGACCGTCGTCCTCGACTTCCCGAACCGCACCGTCCGCGAGCCGCAGGACGGCGACGGCAAGTACCGCTACGGTTTCCGCATCGCACCCGAACTGGTGCGCACCGTCCTGCGTGACGACGAGCCCGACTGGGTCAACACGATCTTCCTGTCCACCCGCTTCGAGGCGTGGCGTGTCGGCGGCTACAACGAGTTCCTCTACACGTTCTTCAAATGCCTCACCGACGAGCGCATCGCGTACGCCGACGGCTGGTTCGCCGAGGCCCACGACGACAGCGCCTCCATCGAGATGGGCGGCTACGAGATCCAGCGGCGCTGCCCGCACCTCAAGGCCGACCTGTCCAAGTTCGGTGTCGTCGAGGGCACGAACCTGACGTGCAACCTGCACGGCTGGCAGTGGGACCTCGAGACCGGGCGTTGCAAGACGTCCAAGGGTCACGAGCTGCGGACGAAGAAACTGGGCTAG
- a CDS encoding condensation domain-containing protein translates to MEFTELADYALAPGMLTEWLPEATAQWADDPRPASYIHEAHLRRTADGTHDDGRESWLGAAFRLSGPLDHDAFRVAVREWIDRHEPLRSHAELGADGLIRRRTVPPGGIDLDEVRHEFEFDEDTVQERVLDLFDELTSPHRWPAYLFVTLEHTDPEDGCTVFFAADHSLIDGFSVVLVAHELTALYCEAAAGPPALLVPTGSYIDFGAEERSAAVGVDHRHSAVDVWRGALMRSKGRLSEFPLDLGPKPVRRVAQRAVSEWVFDAAQAAAFNALCHRSGQNFFAGILAGVAEANLALTGNTLLRTVTPVHTRHDQRWATSLGWFVGLAPIEFDIAGAPDFAAATARAAEAISATKPAAKIPFARVEEILGVPIRPRFVVSFMDVRFVPMAQEWPEIQARALRSRHYSHDVYLWVNRTPHGVNVSVRFPGTDTATENVVRFLAHVREALTAALGSGTTTGQ, encoded by the coding sequence ATGGAATTCACCGAGCTCGCGGACTACGCGCTCGCTCCCGGCATGCTCACCGAATGGCTACCCGAGGCCACCGCGCAGTGGGCCGACGACCCGCGTCCGGCGTCGTACATCCACGAGGCTCACCTGCGTCGCACCGCGGACGGCACCCACGACGACGGCCGCGAATCGTGGCTGGGGGCGGCGTTCCGGCTATCGGGACCGCTCGACCACGACGCGTTCCGGGTCGCGGTGCGCGAGTGGATCGACCGGCACGAGCCGCTGCGCAGTCACGCCGAACTCGGCGCCGACGGCCTGATCCGGCGGCGCACGGTGCCGCCGGGCGGTATCGATCTCGACGAGGTGCGGCACGAGTTCGAGTTCGACGAGGACACCGTCCAGGAGCGGGTCCTCGATCTGTTCGACGAATTGACGTCGCCGCACCGGTGGCCCGCGTACCTGTTCGTGACGCTCGAGCACACCGATCCGGAGGACGGCTGCACGGTGTTCTTCGCGGCCGACCATTCCCTGATCGACGGCTTCTCCGTGGTCCTGGTGGCGCACGAGCTGACCGCTCTGTACTGCGAGGCGGCTGCGGGCCCACCGGCACTGCTGGTACCGACGGGCAGCTACATCGATTTCGGTGCCGAGGAGCGGTCGGCGGCGGTCGGCGTCGACCACCGGCATTCCGCGGTGGACGTGTGGCGGGGTGCGCTGATGCGCAGCAAGGGACGGTTGTCGGAGTTTCCTCTCGATCTCGGTCCGAAGCCCGTCCGGCGGGTGGCGCAGCGGGCCGTGTCCGAGTGGGTGTTCGACGCCGCACAGGCGGCCGCGTTCAACGCGCTGTGCCATCGGTCCGGGCAGAACTTCTTCGCCGGCATCCTGGCGGGCGTCGCGGAGGCGAATCTCGCGTTGACCGGGAACACACTGCTGCGTACCGTCACCCCGGTCCACACTCGGCACGATCAGCGATGGGCGACGTCGCTGGGCTGGTTCGTCGGTCTCGCCCCGATCGAGTTCGACATCGCCGGCGCCCCCGACTTCGCGGCGGCCACCGCCCGTGCGGCCGAAGCGATCTCGGCGACGAAGCCGGCCGCGAAGATTCCGTTCGCCCGCGTCGAGGAAATTCTCGGGGTGCCGATCCGGCCGCGGTTCGTCGTGTCGTTCATGGACGTGCGGTTCGTGCCGATGGCGCAGGAATGGCCGGAGATCCAGGCGCGGGCGCTGCGCAGCCGGCACTACTCCCACGACGTCTACCTGTGGGTGAACCGGACACCACACGGGGTGAACGTCTCGGTCCGTTTCCCCGGCACCGACACCGCGACCGAGAACGTGGTGCGCTTCCTCGCTCACGTCCGGGAGGCGTTGACGGCAGCCCTCGGATCGGGAACTACTACTGGTCAGTAG
- the lat gene encoding L-lysine 6-transaminase, with protein sequence MSTAVRPAAGDSDLPAGRVHDVLRAHMLTDGFDLVLDLENSRGTHVVDLRDGTAYLDMFAFFASSALGMNHPALADDDEFLRELAAAAIDKPSNSDMYTVPMARFVDTFARVLGDPALPHLFFVDGGALAVENALKVAFDWKSRLNETHGLDPALGTRVLHLTEAFHGRSGYTLSLTNTDPVKIARFPKFDWPRIDAPYLTDGRDIEAAEQRTLAQARRAFAEHPHDIACFLAEPIQGEGGDHHFRPEFFARMQQLCLEHDALLILDEVQTGCGLTGTAWAYQQLGVTPDVVAFGKKTQVCGIMAGGRVDRVHDNVFEVSSRINSTWGGNLTDMVRARRILEVIEEDRLIDRARLCGAHLLTRLEHLAASHDAVTEPRGRGLMCAITLPTPEFRDDTVTALREREHVLILPTGVRGIRFRPPLTVTIAELDAAVDAIDRVLARAHA encoded by the coding sequence ATGAGCACCGCGGTCCGCCCCGCGGCCGGTGACTCGGACCTTCCGGCCGGGCGAGTACACGACGTCCTGCGAGCGCACATGCTCACGGACGGATTCGACCTCGTCCTCGATCTGGAGAACTCGCGCGGCACCCACGTGGTCGACCTCCGCGACGGCACCGCGTACCTCGACATGTTCGCCTTCTTCGCGTCGTCGGCGCTCGGCATGAACCATCCGGCGCTCGCCGACGACGACGAGTTCCTGCGCGAACTCGCGGCGGCCGCGATCGACAAGCCCAGCAACTCCGACATGTACACCGTGCCGATGGCCCGGTTCGTCGACACGTTCGCCCGCGTCCTCGGCGATCCGGCACTGCCGCACCTGTTCTTCGTCGACGGTGGCGCCCTCGCGGTCGAGAACGCGCTCAAGGTGGCGTTCGACTGGAAGAGCCGTCTGAACGAGACCCACGGGCTCGATCCCGCGCTGGGGACGCGGGTGCTGCACCTGACCGAGGCGTTCCACGGTCGCAGCGGCTACACGCTGTCACTCACCAACACCGACCCCGTCAAGATCGCGCGGTTCCCCAAGTTCGACTGGCCGCGCATCGACGCCCCGTACCTCACGGACGGCCGGGACATCGAGGCGGCGGAACAGCGCACCCTCGCGCAGGCCCGGCGGGCATTCGCCGAACACCCGCACGACATCGCCTGCTTCCTCGCCGAACCGATCCAGGGGGAGGGCGGCGACCACCACTTCCGTCCCGAGTTCTTCGCCCGCATGCAGCAGCTGTGCCTGGAACACGACGCCCTGCTGATCCTCGACGAGGTGCAGACCGGCTGCGGGCTCACCGGCACCGCGTGGGCCTACCAGCAGCTGGGTGTCACTCCCGACGTCGTCGCGTTCGGCAAGAAGACCCAGGTGTGCGGCATCATGGCCGGCGGCCGCGTCGACCGCGTGCACGACAACGTGTTCGAGGTGAGCTCACGGATCAACTCGACGTGGGGCGGCAACCTCACCGACATGGTGCGGGCCCGGCGCATCCTCGAGGTGATCGAGGAGGACCGGCTGATCGACCGGGCCCGGCTGTGCGGCGCCCATCTGCTCACCCGGCTCGAGCACCTGGCCGCGAGCCACGACGCTGTCACCGAACCACGGGGCCGCGGCCTGATGTGCGCGATCACGCTGCCCACCCCCGAGTTCCGGGACGACACCGTCACCGCACTGCGTGAACGCGAGCACGTGCTGATCCTGCCGACCGGAGTGCGCGGTATCCGGTTCCGGCCACCGCTCACCGTGACCATCGCCGAACTCGACGCCGCCGTCGACGCGATCGACCGGGTGCTCGCCCGAGCCCACGCGTAG
- a CDS encoding DUF1707 domain-containing protein, translated as MADLPEIRIGTAEREQALNLLTRHFEDGRLTVSEFDERSGMIASATTRGQLDRVFTDLPSSPAPGGAATGHDDGRTWRNTVMAVVPLVALALFFLVPIDNSWLFFLLIPATGALLFGGRKGHGGC; from the coding sequence ATGGCCGACCTTCCCGAGATCCGTATCGGTACCGCCGAACGAGAGCAGGCATTGAATCTCCTGACCCGGCACTTCGAGGACGGACGGCTCACGGTCTCCGAGTTCGACGAACGCAGCGGCATGATCGCATCGGCCACCACCCGCGGCCAGCTCGATCGGGTGTTCACGGATCTTCCGTCGTCCCCGGCTCCCGGCGGCGCGGCCACCGGACACGACGACGGCCGCACGTGGCGCAACACCGTCATGGCCGTGGTGCCGTTGGTGGCGCTCGCCCTGTTCTTCCTGGTGCCGATCGACAACAGCTGGCTGTTCTTCCTGCTGATCCCGGCGACCGGCGCGCTGCTGTTCGGGGGCCGGAAGGGCCACGGTGGCTGCTGA
- a CDS encoding SufE family protein → MSLPDSLAEIVEDFAAVDDRDKLQLLLEFSRELAPLPPELEQEAMEPVPECQSPLFLLVDDADRERVRLHFSAPAEAPTTRGFASILHQGLDGHSAATILAIPDDFYSALGLADAVSPLRLRGMSAMLARIKRHLRS, encoded by the coding sequence GTGAGCCTGCCCGACAGTCTCGCGGAGATCGTCGAGGACTTCGCTGCCGTCGACGATCGGGACAAGCTGCAGCTGCTGCTCGAGTTCAGCCGCGAGCTGGCTCCGCTGCCGCCGGAGCTCGAGCAGGAGGCGATGGAGCCGGTGCCCGAGTGTCAGTCGCCGCTGTTCCTGTTGGTCGACGACGCGGATCGGGAGCGGGTGCGGCTGCATTTCAGCGCGCCGGCCGAGGCGCCGACCACGCGCGGGTTCGCGTCGATCCTGCATCAGGGTCTCGACGGGCACAGCGCCGCAACGATTCTCGCGATCCCCGACGACTTCTATTCGGCGCTCGGGCTGGCGGACGCCGTCAGCCCGCTGCGCCTGCGTGGCATGAGTGCGATGCTCGCGCGCATCAAGCGGCACCTGCGGTCCTGA
- a CDS encoding acetyl/propionyl/methylcrotonyl-CoA carboxylase subunit alpha, producing the protein MPTPASAQITKVLVANRGEIAVRVIRAAKDAGYGSVAVYAEPDADAQFVKLADEAFALGGQTSAESYLVFDKILDAAAKSGADAIHPGYGFLSENADFAQAVIDAGLIWIGPSPQSIRDLGDKVTARHIAERANAPMAAGTKDPVNNADEVVEFAKQYGVPVAIKAAFGGGGRGMKVAQTIEEIPELFESATREAIAAFGRGECFVEQYLDKARHVEAQVIADKHGNVVVAGTRDCSLQRRFQKLVEEAPAPFLTDDQRRRIHESAKAICKEAGYYGAGTVEYLVQGDTVSFLEVNTRLQVEHPVTEETAGIDLVRQQFLIANGEELSIKEDPTPRGHSFEFRINGEDAGRGFMPAPGPVTVYKEPSGPGVRVDSGIVAGDVIGGQFDSMIAKLIVTGENREQALQRAARALAEFEIDGLATVLPFHRHIVENPAFVGDGESFEVYTKWIETDWVNPIEPYAGAGVAADEDENLPRQQVVVEVGGRRVEVSLPGSFSVGTGGAPAGAIRKKPKARKRGGAGAGAASGDAVTAPMQGTVVKVAVEEGQEVAEGDLIVVLEAMKMENPVTAHKAGVVTGLSVEAGAAITQGTVLLELK; encoded by the coding sequence GTGCCCACTCCAGCCAGCGCGCAGATCACGAAGGTGCTCGTCGCCAACCGCGGCGAAATCGCTGTGCGGGTCATCCGAGCCGCGAAGGATGCCGGCTACGGTAGCGTCGCCGTCTACGCCGAGCCCGACGCGGACGCGCAGTTCGTGAAGCTCGCTGACGAGGCGTTCGCTCTCGGTGGCCAGACGTCCGCCGAGTCCTACCTGGTGTTCGACAAGATCCTCGACGCCGCCGCCAAGTCCGGCGCCGACGCCATCCACCCCGGTTACGGCTTCCTGTCCGAGAACGCCGACTTCGCGCAGGCCGTCATCGACGCCGGGCTGATCTGGATCGGCCCCTCGCCGCAGTCGATCCGCGACCTCGGTGACAAGGTCACCGCCCGCCACATCGCGGAGCGCGCCAACGCCCCGATGGCCGCCGGCACCAAGGATCCGGTCAACAACGCCGACGAGGTCGTCGAGTTCGCGAAGCAGTACGGCGTCCCGGTCGCGATCAAGGCCGCCTTCGGTGGCGGTGGCCGCGGCATGAAGGTCGCGCAGACCATCGAGGAGATCCCCGAGCTGTTCGAGTCGGCCACCCGTGAGGCCATCGCAGCCTTCGGTCGCGGCGAGTGCTTCGTCGAGCAGTACCTGGACAAGGCCCGCCACGTCGAGGCCCAGGTCATCGCCGACAAGCACGGCAACGTCGTCGTCGCCGGCACCCGCGACTGCTCGCTGCAGCGTCGTTTCCAGAAGCTCGTCGAGGAGGCGCCCGCGCCGTTCCTGACCGACGACCAGCGTCGTCGCATCCACGAGTCCGCGAAGGCCATCTGCAAGGAGGCCGGCTACTACGGTGCCGGCACGGTCGAGTACCTGGTCCAGGGCGACACGGTCTCGTTCCTCGAGGTCAACACCCGCCTGCAGGTCGAGCACCCGGTCACCGAGGAGACCGCGGGCATCGACCTGGTGCGTCAGCAGTTCCTCATCGCCAACGGCGAGGAGCTGAGCATCAAGGAGGATCCCACCCCGCGTGGCCACTCCTTCGAGTTCCGCATCAACGGTGAGGACGCCGGCCGCGGCTTCATGCCCGCCCCCGGCCCGGTCACCGTCTACAAGGAGCCGTCGGGCCCGGGTGTGCGTGTCGACTCCGGCATCGTCGCCGGCGACGTCATCGGCGGCCAGTTCGACTCGATGATCGCCAAGCTGATCGTCACCGGTGAGAACCGTGAGCAGGCCCTGCAGCGTGCCGCTCGTGCGCTCGCCGAGTTCGAGATCGACGGCCTGGCCACGGTTCTGCCGTTCCACCGCCACATCGTCGAGAACCCGGCCTTCGTCGGTGACGGCGAGAGCTTCGAGGTCTACACCAAGTGGATCGAGACCGACTGGGTGAACCCGATCGAGCCGTACGCCGGTGCGGGCGTCGCCGCCGACGAGGACGAGAACCTGCCCCGTCAGCAGGTCGTCGTCGAGGTCGGTGGCCGCCGCGTCGAGGTGTCGCTGCCCGGTTCGTTCTCGGTCGGCACGGGCGGTGCCCCCGCCGGTGCCATTCGGAAGAAGCCGAAGGCCCGCAAGCGCGGCGGTGCCGGTGCCGGTGCCGCGTCCGGTGACGCCGTCACCGCCCCGATGCAGGGCACCGTCGTCAAGGTCGCCGTCGAGGAGGGTCAGGAGGTCGCCGAGGGCGATCTGATCGTCGTCCTCGAGGCCATGAAGATGGAGAACCCGGTCACCGCCCACAAGGCCGGTGTCGTCACGGGTCTGTCGGTCGAGGCCGGCGCCGCCATCACCCAGGGCACGGTTCTGCTCGAACTGAAGTAA